From Micromonospora echinospora, one genomic window encodes:
- a CDS encoding alpha/beta fold hydrolase — MKINGAELVVEAFGPTDAPAMIVHHGAPGLGSRNEPKRSFGPFADRMRVIVFDARGSGESSDDEPFTHEQWVADVDAIREHFGYEKIVMAGGSYGGFIAMEYAIAHPERVSALILRDTAADTAHDHLAVERARSTDRSVIPEWIIERIGTGRFESNEQLREYWKGILPLYDHQHDPAKDEAKLAATRFHYRTHNAAFGQNMPRYDLKPKLPSITCPTLVTVGRHDWRTPVAASQVIADLVPDARLVVFEKSGHSPQLEEPELFQQVVRDFLAEAGVLR, encoded by the coding sequence ATGAAGATCAATGGAGCGGAACTGGTCGTCGAGGCGTTCGGCCCGACCGACGCGCCCGCGATGATCGTGCACCACGGCGCACCCGGCCTGGGCTCGCGCAACGAACCGAAGCGCTCCTTCGGGCCGTTCGCCGACCGGATGCGGGTCATCGTCTTCGACGCGCGGGGCTCCGGGGAGTCCAGCGACGACGAGCCGTTCACCCACGAGCAGTGGGTGGCCGACGTGGACGCCATCCGGGAGCACTTCGGCTACGAGAAGATCGTGATGGCCGGCGGCTCGTACGGCGGGTTCATCGCGATGGAGTACGCCATCGCCCACCCGGAGCGAGTCAGCGCGCTGATCCTGCGGGACACCGCCGCCGACACGGCCCACGACCACCTCGCCGTCGAGCGGGCCCGCAGCACCGACCGGTCGGTGATCCCGGAGTGGATCATCGAGCGGATCGGCACCGGCCGGTTCGAGAGCAACGAGCAGCTGCGCGAGTACTGGAAGGGCATCCTGCCGCTCTACGACCACCAGCACGACCCGGCCAAGGACGAGGCGAAGCTCGCCGCCACCCGGTTCCACTACCGGACGCACAACGCGGCGTTCGGGCAGAACATGCCCCGCTACGACCTCAAGCCGAAGCTGCCGTCGATCACCTGCCCGACCCTGGTCACGGTGGGCCGGCACGACTGGCGTACCCCGGTGGCGGCCTCGCAGGTCATCGCCGACCTGGTCCCGGACGCCCGGCTGGTGGTCTTCGAGAAGTCCGGGCACTCGCCGCAACTGGAGGAGCCCGAGCTGTTCCAGCAGGTGGTGCGGGACTTCCTCGCCGAGGCCGGAGTGCTGCGGTGA